The proteins below come from a single Aegilops tauschii subsp. strangulata cultivar AL8/78 chromosome 6, Aet v6.0, whole genome shotgun sequence genomic window:
- the LOC109784902 gene encoding putative UPF0481 protein At3g02645 — MALAQLQAQARFVGVAATKAGVELELDDHQSRWVSQVRRRMEAGVEELGAVAKVFDVPRLLRATRPEAYAPQHFALGPYHYQRPELRDMERYKLAAAKRAEKLFTGDRRFDDLVQKFVKMQEMIRTPYNRFLELNGQTLAWMMAIDTCFLLDFLESYHVDGATDMVSSATNWINAMVRDAMMLENQIPLFLFAGALQLRHASEEAAAEAMHAVLDRFVREVCPIKTTALAIAGDIAKHAHLLELLYHFLVPASAVFAEDAAELPRLVPEEVLSIDALEQQIPDYDKVKQACMQVSSFDVAPVRFIKKNLISKAMSAASSLPGMIMRKVPLLSAMAPLLGKFMASTDVEARLKGVNLSTIINSPLAQEIMIPSVAQLAACGVRFMPSPEGMAGIGFDAATATLTLPVLHLDSNTEVILRNLVAYETAAVRGPLVLARYTELMNGIIDTPKDVKILRECGIIFNTMKSDKEAADMWNGMCRAVRPSKVPLLDGVIRDVNAHRNRRVAVKARRFLKRYVFRSWRLLTLLAAVVLLLMTALQTFCTVYDCKRWFGGILELPQITPGGGQ, encoded by the exons ATGGCGTTGGCGCAGCTGCAGGCGCAGGCGCGGTTCGTGGGGGTGGCTGCCACGAAAGCCGGCGTGGAGCTGGAGCTGGACGACCACCAGTCGCGGTGGGTGAGCCAGGTGCGGCGGCGGATGGAGGCCGGGGTAGAGGAGCTGGGCGCCGTGGCCAAGGTCTTCGACGTGCCGCGGTTGCTGCGGGCCACCAGGCCCGAGGCGTACGCGCCGCAGCACTTCGCCCTGGGGCCCTACCACTACCAGCGGCCTGAGCTCAGGGACATGGAGCGCTACAAGCTCGCCGCAGCCAAGCGCGCCGAGAAGCTCTTCACCGGCGACCGCAGGTTCGACGACCTCGTGCAAAAGTTTGTGAAGATGCAGGAGATGATCCGGACCCCCTACAACAG GTTCCTTGAGTTGAATGGGCAGACGCTGGCATGGATGATGGCCATCGACACGTGCTTCCTCCTCGACTTCCTCGAGAGCTACCACGTCGACGGTGCCACCGACATGGTGTCCTCCGCGACGAACTGGATCAACGCCATGGTGCGCGACGCCATGATGCTCGAGAACCAAATCCCGCTCTTCCTCTTCGCGGGCGCGCTCCAGCTCCGCCACGCCTCCGAGGAGGCCGCCGCCGAGGCCATGCACGCCGTCTTGGACCGGTTCGTCAGGGAGGTGTGCCCCATCAAGACCACCGCGCTGGCCATCGCCGGCGACATCGCCAAGCACGCGCACCTGCTGGAGCTCCTCTACCACTTTCTCGTGCCCGCCTCGGCCGTCTTCGCGGAGGACGCGGCGGAGCTCCCGCGGCTGGTCCCAGAGGAGGTTCTCTCCATCGACGCGCTCGAGCAGCAGATTCCGGACTACGACAAGGTGAAGCAGGCGTGCATGCAGGTGTCCAGCTTCGACGTGGCGCCTGTGCGGTTCATCAAGAAGAACCTCATCTCCAAGGCGATGAGCGCGGCTTCGAGCCTCCCGGGGATGATCATGCGCAAGGTGCCGCTGCTGTCGGCAATGGCGCCGCTGCTCGGGAAGTTCATGGCTTCGACGGACGTCGAGGCGCGGCTCAAGGGCGTGAACCTGTCCACCATAATCAACTCGCCGCTGGCGCAGGAGATCATGATCCCGTCGGTCGCGCAGCTGGCCGCGTGCGGCGTGCGGTTCATGCCGTCTCCAGAGGGCATGGCAGGGATCGGCTTCGACGCGGCCACGGCGACGCTGACCCTGCCTGTCCTCCACCTCGACAGCAACACAGAGGTGATCCTCCGCAACCTGGTGGCATACGAGACGGCCGCCGTACGCGGGCCGCTCGTGCTGGCGCGGTACACGGAGCTGATGAACGGCATCATCGACACCCCCAAGGACGTGAAGATCTTGAGAGAGTGTGGGATCATCTTCAACACCATGAAGAGCGACAAGGAGGCCGCGGACATGTGGAACGGGATGTGCCGGGCGGTGCGGCCGAGCAAGGTGCCGCTGCTTGACGGCGTGATCAGGGACGTCAACGCGCACCGGAACCGGAGGGTGGCCGTGAAAGCGAGAAGGTTTCTCAAGCGCTACGTGTTCAGGTCGTGGAGGCTGCTCACGCTGCTGgccgccgtcgtgctgctgctcaTGACGGCGCTGCAGACCTTCTGCACCGTATACGACTGCAAGCGCTGGTTCGGCGGCATACTGGAACTGCCGCAGATAACGCCCGGAGGAGGGCAGTAG